In the Pseudomonas sp. DTU_2021_1001937_2_SI_NGA_ILE_001 genome, one interval contains:
- a CDS encoding electron transfer flavoprotein-ubiquinone oxidoreductase yields the protein MEREYMEFDVVIVGAGPSGLSAACRLKQKAAEAGQEISVCVVEKGSEVGAHILSGAVFEPRALEELFPDWKALGAPLNTPVLRDDIYVLRSESTSFKVPDFFVPKAMHNEGNYIISLGNLCRWLAQQAENLGVEIYPGFTAQEVLFDEAGVVRGIITGDLGVDREGQPKDGLYTPGMELRGKYTLFAEGCRGHLGKQLMKRFNLDSEADVQHYGIGIKELWEIDPAKHVPGLVVHTAGWPLDNDNMGGSFLYHLENNQVVVGLIIDLSYSNPYLSPFDEFQRYKHHPVASQYLEGGKRISYGARAIAKGGYNSLPKMVFPGGALIGCDLGTLNFAKIKGSHTAMKSGMLAAEAVATALLAGQQGGDELTGYVEGFKASWLHDELFASRNFGPAMHKFGSIAGAGFAFLDQNIFGGKLPFTLHDTKPDYACMKLASESKKIDYPKPDGKLSFDKLSSVFLSSTNHEEEQPCHLKLSDPSIPIARNLPLYDEPAQRYCPAGVYEVVTQEDGEKRFQINAQNCVHCKTCDIKDPSQNITWVAPEGAGGPNYPNM from the coding sequence GTGGAACGCGAATACATGGAATTCGACGTGGTCATCGTCGGAGCCGGTCCCTCCGGGCTGTCCGCCGCCTGCCGCCTGAAGCAGAAGGCCGCCGAAGCCGGCCAGGAGATCAGTGTCTGCGTGGTCGAGAAAGGCTCCGAGGTAGGCGCCCACATCCTCTCTGGCGCCGTGTTCGAACCCCGCGCGCTGGAAGAACTCTTCCCTGACTGGAAAGCACTCGGCGCACCGTTGAACACGCCGGTGCTGCGCGACGACATCTATGTGCTGCGCAGCGAGAGCACCTCGTTCAAAGTGCCCGACTTCTTCGTGCCCAAGGCCATGCACAACGAAGGCAACTACATCATCTCCCTGGGCAATCTGTGCCGCTGGCTGGCCCAGCAGGCCGAGAACCTCGGGGTGGAGATCTACCCAGGCTTCACTGCCCAGGAAGTGCTGTTCGACGAAGCGGGCGTGGTGCGCGGCATCATCACCGGCGACCTGGGCGTGGACCGCGAGGGCCAGCCCAAGGACGGCCTGTACACCCCCGGCATGGAGCTGCGCGGCAAGTACACGCTGTTCGCCGAAGGCTGCCGCGGCCATCTGGGCAAGCAACTGATGAAGCGCTTCAATCTCGACAGCGAGGCCGACGTCCAGCACTACGGTATCGGCATCAAGGAACTGTGGGAAATCGACCCGGCCAAGCATGTACCAGGCCTGGTGGTACACACCGCCGGCTGGCCGCTGGACAACGACAACATGGGCGGATCGTTCCTCTACCACCTGGAAAACAACCAGGTAGTGGTCGGCCTGATCATCGATCTGTCGTACAGCAATCCCTACCTGTCGCCCTTCGACGAATTCCAGCGCTACAAGCACCACCCGGTGGCCAGCCAGTACCTGGAAGGCGGCAAGCGCATCAGTTATGGCGCCCGCGCCATCGCCAAGGGCGGCTACAACTCGCTGCCCAAGATGGTCTTCCCCGGCGGCGCACTGATCGGCTGCGACCTGGGCACCCTGAACTTCGCCAAGATCAAGGGCAGCCACACCGCAATGAAGTCCGGCATGCTCGCTGCCGAGGCGGTCGCCACGGCACTGCTGGCCGGCCAGCAAGGCGGTGACGAACTGACCGGTTATGTCGAAGGCTTCAAGGCCAGCTGGCTGCACGACGAGCTGTTCGCCTCGCGCAACTTCGGCCCGGCCATGCACAAGTTCGGCTCGATCGCCGGCGCTGGCTTCGCCTTCCTCGACCAGAACATCTTCGGCGGCAAGCTGCCCTTCACCCTGCATGACACCAAACCGGACTACGCCTGCATGAAGCTGGCTTCGGAGTCGAAGAAAATCGACTATCCGAAGCCGGACGGCAAGCTCAGCTTCGACAAGCTCAGTTCGGTGTTCCTCTCCAGCACCAACCATGAAGAGGAACAGCCCTGCCACCTCAAGCTCAGCGACCCGAGCATCCCGATCGCTCGCAACCTGCCGCTCTACGACGAACCGGCGCAGCGTTACTGCCCAGCCGGCGTGTACGAGGTAGTCACCCAGGAAGACGGCGAGAAGCGCTTCCAGATCAACGCCCAGAACTGCGTGCACTGCAAGACCTGCGACATCAAGGACCCTTCGCAGAACATCACCTGGGTCGCTCCGGAAGGCGCTGGCGGCCCTAACTACCCCAACATGTAA
- a CDS encoding OmpA family protein, with amino-acid sequence MNGVYRLLGSIALLSLAGCAAQQGSGQALQQAASDFQKVKEDPDVLRSAPKDVIRAGESLARAERLSSYLGSGSDVSHYAYLSSRYSEIAREHSNLTLLQEQMATMDLERQRLQLALREAKLAVVQQQGKWVEDQIQLATTQSDRGLVMTLGDVLFDQGDAQLKGSANRTMLKIVQYLQLNPRRVVRVEGYTDNTGDRQSNLKLSQDRAQAVADLLADLGVDEKRIQVRGYGERFPVDVNATERGRARNRRVEIVFSDDKGRLGVPREVGEEARRAE; translated from the coding sequence ATGAACGGTGTCTATCGCCTCCTGGGCAGTATCGCGTTGCTGAGCTTGGCTGGCTGCGCCGCTCAGCAGGGCAGTGGGCAGGCCTTGCAGCAGGCGGCCAGTGATTTCCAGAAGGTCAAGGAAGATCCGGATGTGTTGCGCAGCGCCCCCAAGGACGTTATCCGTGCGGGTGAATCGCTGGCGCGGGCCGAGCGCTTGTCCAGCTACCTGGGCAGTGGTAGCGACGTTTCGCACTATGCCTACCTGAGCAGCCGCTACAGCGAGATTGCTCGTGAGCACAGCAACCTGACCTTGTTGCAAGAGCAGATGGCCACGATGGATCTCGAGCGCCAACGCCTGCAGCTGGCGTTGCGCGAGGCCAAGCTGGCGGTGGTTCAGCAGCAGGGCAAATGGGTCGAGGACCAGATCCAGCTGGCGACGACCCAGAGTGATCGTGGGCTGGTGATGACCTTGGGCGACGTATTGTTCGATCAGGGCGATGCGCAGCTCAAAGGTTCGGCGAATCGCACCATGTTGAAGATCGTCCAGTACCTGCAGCTCAATCCGCGTCGGGTGGTGCGTGTCGAAGGCTATACCGATAACACCGGTGACCGGCAGAGCAACCTCAAGCTTTCCCAGGATCGCGCCCAGGCCGTCGCCGATCTGCTGGCTGATCTGGGCGTGGATGAAAAGCGCATTCAAGTCCGGGGATATGGCGAGCGTTTCCCGGTGGACGTGAATGCCACCGAGCGCGGGCGTGCACGGAATCGCCGCGTTGAGATCGTCTTTTCGGACGACAAAGGACGTCTTGGGGTGCCTCGTGAGGTTGGCGAAGAGGCTCGGCGAGCCGAGTGA
- a CDS encoding NAD(P)-dependent alcohol dehydrogenase translates to MYTAIGYAAQSPTTPLAPMTFERRSLRPDDVAIEILYCGVCHSDIHQARNEWGIAVYPLMPGHEIIGRVTATGPQATRYKAGDLVGVGCMVDSCRTCAACQSNLEQYCLEGPTMTYATPDRVDGSNTMGGYSSSIVVSEHFVVRIPDTLDPAAAAPILCAGITTYSPLKHHGVRAGHKVGVLGMGGLGHMGIKLAKAMGAEVTLFTRSASKAAEARRQGADHVIVSTDTEQMKAAAGRFDFLLDTIPVQHDLNPYLETLRFDGVHILVGLIEPIDPPVHAANLVLQRRVLAGSLIGGIAETQEVLDFCAEHQISCDIEMLDIRNINQAYERMLAGDVKYRFVIDMATLKA, encoded by the coding sequence ATGTACACCGCCATCGGTTACGCCGCTCAGTCGCCCACCACCCCACTGGCGCCGATGACCTTCGAGCGCCGCAGCCTGCGCCCCGACGATGTCGCCATCGAGATCCTCTACTGTGGCGTCTGCCACTCGGACATCCACCAGGCCCGTAATGAATGGGGCATCGCTGTCTATCCGCTGATGCCTGGCCACGAGATCATCGGCCGGGTCACCGCCACCGGTCCGCAAGCCACGCGCTACAAGGCCGGCGACCTGGTCGGTGTCGGCTGCATGGTCGACTCCTGCCGCACCTGCGCCGCCTGCCAGTCGAACCTGGAGCAGTATTGCCTGGAAGGCCCGACCATGACCTACGCCACCCCCGACCGGGTGGACGGCAGCAACACCATGGGCGGCTACTCCAGCAGCATCGTGGTCAGCGAGCACTTCGTGGTGCGCATTCCGGACACCCTCGACCCGGCTGCCGCCGCGCCGATCCTCTGCGCCGGGATCACCACCTACTCGCCACTCAAGCATCATGGCGTGCGCGCCGGCCATAAGGTCGGGGTGCTGGGCATGGGCGGCCTGGGCCATATGGGTATCAAGCTGGCCAAGGCCATGGGCGCCGAAGTCACGCTGTTCACCCGTTCGGCCAGCAAGGCCGCCGAAGCCCGTCGCCAGGGCGCCGATCACGTGATCGTCTCCACCGACACCGAGCAGATGAAGGCGGCCGCCGGACGCTTCGACTTCCTGCTCGACACCATTCCGGTGCAGCACGACCTGAATCCCTACCTGGAAACCCTGCGCTTCGATGGCGTGCACATTCTGGTCGGTCTGATCGAACCCATCGACCCGCCCGTGCATGCCGCCAACCTGGTACTGCAACGTCGCGTGCTGGCCGGCTCGCTGATCGGCGGCATTGCCGAGACCCAGGAAGTGCTGGATTTCTGCGCCGAGCACCAGATCAGTTGCGACATCGAGATGCTCGACATCCGCAACATCAACCAGGCCTACGAGCGCATGCTGGCCGGTGACGTGAAATACCGCTTCGTCATCGACATGGCGACCCTCAAGGCCTGA
- a CDS encoding electron transfer flavoprotein subunit alpha/FixB family protein — protein MTILVIAEHDKGALVPATLNAVAAAQKIGGDIHMLVAGAGVSAVAEAAAKIAGVSKVLAADNAAYAHQLPENVAPLVAELAKGYSHVLAVATSNGKNILPRVAAQLDVDQISEIVAVESADTFKRPIYAGNAIATVQSSASIKVITVRATGFDPVAAEGGSAAVEAVGAVHDAGKSSFVGEELATSDRPELTEARVVVSGGRGMGNGDNFKHLYALADKLGAAVGASRAAVDAGFVPNDMQVGQTGKIVAPQLYIAVGISGAIQHLAGMKDSKVIVAINKDEEAPIFQVADYGLVADLFEAVPELEKAV, from the coding sequence ATGACTATTTTGGTTATCGCTGAGCACGACAAGGGTGCTCTGGTTCCCGCCACGCTGAACGCCGTTGCGGCTGCCCAGAAGATTGGCGGCGACATTCATATGCTGGTCGCCGGTGCAGGTGTCTCGGCCGTGGCCGAGGCCGCCGCGAAGATCGCCGGCGTCAGCAAGGTACTGGCTGCCGACAACGCTGCCTACGCTCATCAACTGCCGGAAAACGTCGCGCCGCTGGTGGCTGAACTGGCCAAGGGCTACAGCCACGTGCTGGCCGTTGCCACTTCCAATGGCAAGAACATCCTGCCGCGCGTCGCTGCGCAGCTGGATGTCGACCAGATCTCCGAAATCGTCGCTGTCGAGTCGGCTGATACCTTCAAGCGCCCGATCTATGCCGGTAACGCCATCGCGACCGTTCAGTCGTCGGCATCCATCAAGGTCATCACCGTACGTGCCACCGGTTTCGATCCGGTTGCCGCCGAAGGCGGTTCGGCCGCTGTCGAAGCGGTCGGCGCCGTACACGATGCTGGCAAGTCCAGCTTCGTCGGTGAAGAACTGGCCACCTCTGACCGTCCCGAGCTGACCGAAGCCCGCGTGGTGGTCTCCGGTGGTCGTGGCATGGGCAACGGTGACAACTTCAAGCACCTCTACGCGCTGGCCGACAAGCTGGGCGCCGCCGTAGGTGCTTCGCGTGCCGCCGTGGACGCCGGCTTCGTGCCCAACGACATGCAGGTCGGCCAGACCGGCAAGATCGTCGCTCCGCAGCTGTACATCGCCGTCGGTATCTCTGGCGCGATCCAGCACCTGGCGGGCATGAAGGACTCCAAGGTGATCGTGGCGATCAACAAGGACGAAGAGGCGCCGATCTTCCAGGTGGCCGACTACGGCCTGGTGGCGGACCTGTTCGAGGCCGTTCCCGAGCTGGAGAAGGCGGTCTGA
- a CDS encoding substrate-binding periplasmic protein gives MRASLNLGAVLLAVVCLGAAQVALADRCERLIVSGSPDAPPYLWRDPQDPRHLMGANADLLKQAVQELGISVEFLYAGKRSQALEEVRSGRMDLLADAASGGASAQAFDFIEPPVSHNEIVVWTRSAVEPDVTTLEELAARTGARSQRTRFTPGFDAQTAPRLQLQSVSSLTQALQKLMLGEVDYVLAGRYSAMVMAQTLGLSAEVKAMPMVVDRPAFHLALSTNSVCNDPLLRGQLEKKMTESAASGRADEAVKRNLDVWKSQLQQPAANQ, from the coding sequence ATGCGCGCATCGCTAAACCTCGGCGCTGTTCTGTTGGCGGTGGTCTGTCTGGGGGCTGCTCAAGTCGCGTTGGCCGATCGCTGTGAACGCCTGATCGTGAGCGGCAGCCCGGATGCCCCGCCTTACCTGTGGCGCGATCCGCAGGACCCCAGGCACTTGATGGGCGCCAATGCTGACCTGCTCAAGCAGGCCGTTCAGGAGTTGGGTATCAGTGTCGAGTTTCTCTACGCCGGCAAGCGCAGCCAGGCGCTTGAAGAGGTCCGCAGTGGGCGGATGGATTTGCTGGCCGACGCGGCCTCGGGCGGTGCCAGCGCGCAGGCCTTCGATTTCATCGAGCCGCCGGTGAGCCATAACGAAATCGTGGTCTGGACCCGCAGCGCAGTGGAGCCTGATGTTACAACACTGGAGGAGCTGGCGGCCCGCACCGGTGCCCGCTCGCAGCGTACACGTTTCACGCCCGGCTTCGACGCGCAGACGGCGCCTCGCTTGCAGTTGCAGTCGGTTTCCAGCCTGACCCAGGCTTTGCAGAAGCTGATGCTGGGAGAAGTGGACTACGTCCTGGCCGGGCGTTACTCGGCGATGGTCATGGCGCAGACCCTGGGACTGTCCGCCGAGGTGAAAGCCATGCCAATGGTGGTTGACCGACCGGCTTTTCATCTGGCGCTTTCAACCAATTCGGTATGCAACGATCCGCTGTTGCGCGGACAGCTGGAGAAAAAGATGACAGAATCAGCCGCCTCGGGCCGGGCCGATGAAGCCGTCAAGCGTAATCTGGACGTCTGGAAGAGCCAGTTGCAACAGCCCGCCGCCAATCAGTAG
- a CDS encoding electron transfer flavoprotein subunit beta/FixA family protein: MKVLVAVKRVVDYNVKVRVKADNSGVDLANVKMSMNPFCEIAVEEAVRLKEKGVASEIVVVSVGPSAAQEQLRTALALGADRAVLVESAEELTSLAIAKLLKAVVDKEQPQLVILGKQAIDSDNNQTGQMLAALSGYPQGTFASKVEVSGDKVAVTREIDGGLQTVSLSLPAIVTTDLRLNEPRYASLPNIMKAKKKPLETLTPEGLGVSTVSTNKTVKVEAPAVRSAGIKVKSVAELVEKLKNEAKVI, from the coding sequence ATGAAGGTTCTTGTAGCTGTCAAAAGAGTGGTCGACTACAACGTCAAGGTTCGCGTCAAGGCGGACAACTCCGGCGTCGACCTGGCCAACGTCAAGATGTCCATGAACCCCTTCTGCGAAATTGCCGTGGAAGAGGCCGTGCGTCTGAAAGAGAAGGGCGTGGCCAGCGAGATCGTCGTGGTCAGTGTCGGTCCATCCGCCGCTCAGGAACAACTGCGCACCGCCCTGGCACTGGGCGCTGACCGTGCCGTGCTGGTCGAGTCCGCAGAGGAACTCACGTCCCTGGCCATCGCCAAGCTGCTCAAGGCCGTTGTCGACAAGGAGCAGCCACAACTGGTGATCCTCGGTAAACAGGCCATCGACAGCGACAACAACCAGACCGGCCAGATGCTGGCTGCGCTGAGTGGCTACCCCCAGGGCACCTTCGCCTCCAAGGTCGAGGTCAGCGGCGACAAGGTTGCCGTAACCCGTGAAATCGACGGCGGCCTGCAGACCGTCTCGCTGAGCCTGCCGGCAATCGTCACCACCGACCTGCGCCTCAACGAGCCGCGCTACGCCTCCCTGCCGAACATCATGAAGGCCAAGAAGAAGCCATTGGAAACCCTGACCCCCGAAGGTCTGGGCGTTTCCACCGTGTCGACCAACAAGACCGTCAAGGTCGAAGCCCCTGCGGTGCGCAGTGCGGGTATCAAGGTCAAGTCGGTGGCCGAACTGGTCGAAAAACTGAAGAACGAAGCGAAGGTAATCTGA
- a CDS encoding AraC family transcriptional regulator, which yields MQLTRHLDENATLVSLIRSLAHRPGWVDTLLPEVRLISAFSYMGSSPQIYEPSLMIVAQGSKVAFLGQRSFEYGAGHYLIQALSVPFKCETFAAPEMPLYGVSVTIERNLLAELVQAMGPLAEGESHLQTPESMTSVQFDVGMRESVERLLRCLHDPVECRVMGQARVRDVLYSALRGPQAGVLRALVEQQGHFARVAASIHYQHEHFAEPLHVETLARCANMSVSSFHEHFKRTTLLSPVQYLKRLRLLKAQQLLVVEGMGVAQVALRVGYQSASQFSREYKRYFERSPGQESSWLGIGA from the coding sequence ATGCAATTGACCCGTCATCTCGATGAAAACGCCACCCTGGTGTCGCTGATCCGCTCTCTGGCGCATCGCCCGGGCTGGGTCGATACCCTGTTGCCGGAAGTACGGCTGATCAGTGCATTCAGCTATATGGGCAGCAGCCCGCAGATCTACGAGCCGAGCCTGATGATCGTCGCTCAAGGCAGCAAGGTGGCGTTCCTGGGGCAGCGCTCTTTCGAGTACGGCGCTGGGCATTACCTGATCCAGGCGTTGTCGGTGCCTTTCAAGTGCGAGACCTTCGCTGCCCCGGAGATGCCGCTGTACGGCGTATCGGTGACCATCGAGCGCAACCTGCTGGCTGAACTGGTGCAGGCCATGGGGCCGCTGGCCGAAGGTGAAAGCCACCTGCAGACGCCGGAGTCGATGACCTCGGTGCAGTTCGATGTGGGCATGCGCGAAAGCGTCGAGCGTCTGCTGCGCTGTCTGCACGATCCTGTGGAGTGTCGGGTCATGGGGCAGGCCAGGGTGCGTGACGTGCTTTACAGTGCCTTGCGCGGGCCGCAGGCAGGCGTGCTGCGTGCGTTGGTCGAGCAGCAGGGGCATTTCGCGCGCGTGGCTGCTTCGATCCATTACCAGCATGAACATTTCGCCGAGCCCTTGCACGTGGAAACCCTGGCGCGTTGCGCGAACATGAGCGTGTCGAGCTTCCATGAGCACTTCAAGCGTACGACGCTGCTCAGCCCGGTGCAGTACCTCAAGCGTTTGCGGCTGCTCAAGGCTCAGCAATTGCTGGTGGTGGAGGGCATGGGGGTGGCTCAGGTGGCCTTGAGGGTGGGCTATCAGAGTGCCTCGCAGTTCAGTCGCGAGTACAAGCGTTACTTCGAGCGCAGCCCGGGGCAGGAGTCAAGCTGGCTGGGCATCGGTGCATGA
- a CDS encoding DUF4398 domain-containing protein has product MSTRFLVAGVAAIMLAGCANDPAPIEQMKLTEQAIAQAKAVGADAQEQPEMQQAQERFAQARADMLRQSYKQARMQAEQAELDARLAEARTLTLKSEEQRALLETRLDRLRKQLKEAQ; this is encoded by the coding sequence GTGAGTACTCGCTTTCTGGTCGCCGGAGTCGCGGCCATCATGCTGGCCGGGTGCGCCAATGACCCCGCGCCTATCGAACAGATGAAGCTGACCGAGCAAGCCATCGCCCAGGCCAAGGCCGTCGGTGCCGACGCCCAGGAGCAGCCGGAGATGCAGCAGGCGCAGGAGCGCTTCGCCCAGGCACGGGCCGACATGCTTCGGCAGTCCTATAAGCAGGCGCGCATGCAGGCCGAACAGGCGGAGCTGGATGCTCGATTGGCCGAAGCGCGCACGCTGACGCTCAAGAGTGAAGAGCAGCGCGCCCTGCTTGAAACGCGCCTGGATCGTCTGCGCAAGCAGCTCAAGGAGGCCCAATGA